In the Telopea speciosissima isolate NSW1024214 ecotype Mountain lineage chromosome 2, Tspe_v1, whole genome shotgun sequence genome, one interval contains:
- the LOC122651030 gene encoding RING-H2 finger protein ATL5-like gives MALGASNSSTIMLCVTISLVLVVLFYVMAGWVSRYRASRRAGTDHLAAAMQVRSGETSIKQGLDPSIIAALPIFVYNGSSNAIKECPICLSNIEEEEMTILLPNCNHMFHAQCINVWLNSQSTCPICRCGVAPQEAAMPETIESSVVIPFEAPVMVTSDGGSGGDASDDVAESSKVGGLRRPLSSFCKMGMVISSERLERRIQLCGQTDHEPEDLERQ, from the coding sequence CTCTGTGTCACCATCTCTTTGGTACTAGTTGTTCTATTCTACGTCATGGCAGGTTGGGTGTCTAGATACCGAGCAAGCCGTCGTGCCGGAACTGATCATCTCGCAGCAGCGATGCAAGTTCGATCAGGCGAAACATCCATTAAACAAGGACTCGATCCATCAATCATCGCTGCCTTGCCAATATTTGTCTACAATGGATCCAGTAATGCTATAAAAGAATGTCCAATTTGTTTGAGcaatatagaagaagaagagatgactATACTTCTACCAAACTGTAACCATATGTTCCATGCACAATGCATTAATGTGTGGTTGAATTCACAGTCCACATGCCCTATCTGCCGTTGCGGTGTGGCACCTCAAGAAGCAGCCATGCCAGAAACCATAGAGTCAAGTGTTGTGATACCCTTTGAAGCTCCGGTAATGGTAACATCAGATGGTGGTTCAGGGGGGGATGCATCGGATGATGTAGCAGAGAGTTCAAAAGTGGGAGGGCTAAGGAGACCACTCAGCTCATTTTGTAAGATGGGCATGGTAATTAGTAGTGAAAGATTGGAAAGGAGAATTCAACTTTGTGGCCAAACAGATCATGAACCAGAAGATCTAGAGAGGCAGTGA